One window of the Lepeophtheirus salmonis chromosome 7, UVic_Lsal_1.4, whole genome shotgun sequence genome contains the following:
- the LOC121122038 gene encoding histone H2B, producing the protein MPPKSTGKAAKKAGKAQKDITKPAGKKRSHKRKESYAIYIYKVLKQVHPDTGVSSKAMSIMNSFVNDIFERIAAESSRLAHYNKRSTITSREIQTAVRLLLPGELAKHAVSEGTKAVTKYTSSK; encoded by the coding sequence ATGCCACCCAAGTCTACAGGAAAGGCCGCCAAGAAGGCAGGAAAAGCCCAAAAGGACATCACCAAGCCTGCTGGAAAGAAAAGGTCCCACAAGAGGAAAGAATCTTATGCCATCTACATCTACAAGGTCTTGAAGCAGGTCCACCCCGACACTGGTGTCTCCTCCAAGGCCATGAGCATCATGAACTCTTTCGTGAACGACATCTTTGAGAGAATCGCCGCCGAGTCCTCTCGTCTCGCTCACTACAACAAGAGATCCACCATCACCTCCAGAGAAATCCAAACCGCTGTCCGTCTCCTCCTCCCCGGAGAGTTGGCCAAGCACGCTGTCTCTGAAGGCACCAAGGCTGTGACCAAATACACCTCCTCCAAGTAA